A genomic stretch from Erigeron canadensis isolate Cc75 chromosome 9, C_canadensis_v1, whole genome shotgun sequence includes:
- the LOC122581731 gene encoding uncharacterized protein LOC122581731, with the protein MDPKKMVVDLSSDDEDDDHKWLTKLLEEDDDDDVKNNNNKKDDGVIMVNENEKKIVKSLKVKLKVKECLLVDDDECVVLENDPNEKLEAKSKKDGVNEDDEIVVVSEKGQVACRDYPHSRHLCIKFPFSTTPDQSHCEQCYCYVCDSLAPCVYWGNGSATTDHCHATDKDDLWRLARENTRNVSKGVPPIKRPLSVDPQRLAPAMVPRSLDPIARPCLIQPQTPQRLATAMVSPQNPIASPNFQPSNFHNQNRSHVLASRHKLHTNLISQAMRRNRQNSYSGNQAQKQVLRKTASVGVTATANHASYGSYRIPFGDSSMQQNQNSYGSYCGPYRDTNRQQNQNYHGNGALSRPNKYLRMSQPNAVNTSAPNPPQNQSYTSLSVNQPSPCEAQFSMQSNPSFQSQVNTSPFPGNPLYQANLVTPSYLLPQLPSSQSGYVDPIQSNYPVPFSQVDSLSVSVSDYIQNSAQGTQPQSPLMNPNFQDNELKLPLNQDSVTLEGAMPASEPILGELCDNLADYQYDWIFDDQSVEPGRLLDNPGPNGLYDFSSDSTCINTGPIFDF; encoded by the exons ATGGATCCAAAGAAAATGGTAGTGGATTTAAgttcagatgatgaagatgatgatcatAAATGGTTAACAAAGCTTctagaagaagatgatgatgatgatgtaaaaaataataataataaaaaagatgatggAGTTATTATGGTTAATGAGAacgaaaaaaaaattgtaaaaagtttgaaagtgaaattgaaGGTAAAAGAGTGTTTattagtagatgatgatgaatgtGTTGTTCTTGAGAATGATCCTAATGAGAAGTTGGAAGCTAAGAGTAAAAAAGATGGTGTTAATGAGGATGATGAGATAGTCGTTGTTAGCGAAAAAGGACAG GTTGCATGCCGAGATTACCCACATTCAAGGCATCTTTGTATCAAATTTCCTTTCTCCACTACCCCTGATCAAAGTCACTGCGAACAG TGCTACTGTTATGTTTGTGACTCCCTTGCTCCTTGTGTCTATTGGGGCAATGGCAGTGCAACTACCGATCATTGTCATGCCACAGATAAAGATGACTTGTGGAGACTCGCTAGGGAAAACACCAGGAACGTTAGCAAAGGCGTCCCACCTATTAAACGGCCCCTCTCTGTGGACCCTCAAAGACTAGCACCTGCCATGGTGCCTCGATCTCTAGACCCGATTGCAAGGCCCTGCTTGATTCAACCTCAAACCCCTCAGAGACTAGCAACGGCCATGGTTTCACCTCAAAATCCAATTGCATCACCAAACTTTCAACCCTCTAATTTTCACAACCAAAATCGAAGCCATGTACTTGCATCAAGACATAAATTACATACGAACTTGATCTCGCAGGCTATGCGTAGGAACCGCCAGAATTCATACTCAGGCAATCAGGCTCAAAAACAGGTATTAAGAAAAACAGCTTCGGTTGGTGTTACAGCAACAGCTAACCATGCCTCATATGGCTCATACAGGATCCCATTTGGAGATTCCAGTATGCAGCAAAACCAAAACTCATATGGCTCATACTGTGGCCCATATAGAGATACCAATAGGCAGCAAAACCAAAACTACCATGGAAATGGAGCGCTTTCCCGGCCAAATAAATATTTACGAATGTCACAACCAAATGCAGTGAACACTTCTGCTCCAAATCCTcctcaaaatcaaagttataCATCTTTGAGTGTAAATCAACCATCGCCTTGTGAAGCTCAATTCTCTATGCAATCAAACCCGAGTTTTCAATCTCAAGTCAATACTAGCCCGTTCCCTGGAAACCCACTCTATCAGGCGAATCTGGTTACACCATCGTATTTACTACCCCAACTACCGTCCTCTCAATCTGGCTATGTGGATCCCATACAGTCAAATTACCCTGTTCCTTTCAGTCAAGTAGATAGTTTGTCGGTTTCAGTTTCAGATTATATCCAAAATTCTGCCCAAGGAACTCAACCTCAGAGTCCTCTAATGAATCCGAATTTTCAAGATAATGAGTTGAAGTTACCTTTAAACCAAGATTCTGTCACACTTGAAGGTGCGATGCCAGCTAGCGAGCCAATTCTTGGAGAGCTCTGTGACAACTTAGCAGACTATCAGTATGATTGGATTTTTGATGACCAGTCAGTGGAACCAGGGCGGCTCCTGGACAATCCTGGACCAAATGGCTTATATGACTTCTCATCGGATTCTACTTGTATAAACACAGGTCCAATTTTCGACTTCTAA
- the LOC122583071 gene encoding uncharacterized protein LOC122583071, with product MASVGTNHRRCRSEIVTSLNNNNNTQSNGFQRFKTHMQRALNWGAGQDQAFFNPEILANQKRQWYQFQSKTPDTTKYQDPTALFEHFLIAGIHPNANLMPVEDAFAAKKKMEARMDKTDMTDYKIRQLKSPPAVMMEPQILFKYPPGKKLSMELADLASFCFPEGVKACMLTRSPSLSELNQLVYGQEHLTRDDLSFIFSLKVADNATLYGVCLHTQEFVQRPPGMLGSASKAPRTPGRGSRFLITAPRCYCLLTRVPFFELHYQMLNSIVAQERLHRITQFVSEVSLDHIPSSPKVNDREDGCTGSPSKKHSWMDSAIPVNGTLALSVSSTGILDSGLNSPSKRETRSPSSGRKQQPSNDVSEKQWEYMGKVQGDHDSIRKASVEACVIPANRPLERVGSSGPLFSSVKGIVAEDEDGVLSCSDINSTNKTIMEWAKENKNELLQIVCSYHEMPVPSYGGKVHFKPLEHLQAIEYYRTAFAFGEGPNVDMSMIPEKVKFKLAAIEEAVSLSNWTTITICRALSLENVLILLAAVLLEKQVIITSPNMGVLSATVLSLIPMILPFEWQSLFLPILPGKMFDFLDAPVPFVVGILHKPADKKLKSNNLVHVNLVDDQVEMTSLPALPKHRELLTRLGPLHARLSSDKTAAKKHPVYRCNKWQIEAATQFSAVVRHHLELLSSNLSNHAITSVQNNDRVSLLIKESYIDSFPYRDRQFVREFADTQMFTVLSDTRLSRPEYQ from the exons ATGGCATCAGTAGGGACCAACCATAGACGTTGTAGAAGTGAAATTGTTACGtcgttaaataataataataatactcaaagtaatggttttcaaagattcaagactcATATGCAAAGGGCTTTAAATTGGGGTGCTGGTCAGGACCAAGCTTTTTTCAATCCAGAAATATTAGCTAATCAGAAACGCCAGTGGTATCAGTTTCAATCAAAGACACCg GATACAACAAAGTATCAGGATCCGACCGCACTTTTTGAGCATTTTCTTATCGCGGGTATCCATCCAAATGCTAATCTAATGCCTGTGGAGGATGCATTTGCCGCAAAAAAGAAGATGGAGGCCAGAATGGACAAAACAGATATGACGGATTATAAAATCAGGCAGTTGAAATCACCTCCAGCTGTGATGATGGAACCTCAG ATACTTTTCAAGTACCCTCCAGGGAAGAAGTTATCTATGGAGTTAGCAGATTTAGCATCCTTTTGCTTTCCTGAAGGTGTGAAG GCATGTATGCTGACGAGGTCTCCATCACTAAGTGAGCTTAATCAACTCGTTTACGGACAG GAACACTTGACCAGAGATGACTtatcatttatattttcattGAAG GTGGCAGACAATGCAACTCTTTATGGTGTTTGCTTACACACTCAAGAATTCGTTCAGAGACCACCAGGGATGCTTGGTTCTGCATCAAAGGCCCCAAGAACACCCGGAAGAGGCAGTCGTTTTTTAATCACTGCACCTCGCTGTTACTGTCTATTGACAAGAGTTCCATTTTTTGAACTACACTACCAGATGTTAAACAG TATCGTTGCTCAGGAGCGCCTCCATCGAATAACACAGTTTGTTAGTGAAGTGAGTCTTGATCATATTCCTTCGTCACCCAAAGTAAATGACCGAGAGGATGGATGTACTGGCAGTCCAAGTAAGAAGCACTCATGGATGGATTCTGCAATACCAGTTAATGGCACGTTAGCCCTTTCGGTTTCTTCTACTGGCATCTTAGATAGTGGGTTAAATTCACCTTCAAAACGGGAAACCAGGTCTCCTAGTTCTGGAAGAAAGCAGCAGCCTAGTAATGATGTGTCAGAAAAGCAATGGGAGTACATGGGAAAAGTGCAGGGTGATCATGATAGCATACGAAAGGCAAGTGTTGAGGCATGTGTAATTCCTGCGAACCGGCCTTTGGAACGAGTTGGAAGTTCTGGACCATTGTTCAG TTCAGTGAAAGGCATCGTGGCAGAGGATGAAGATGGAGTACTCTCTTGCAGTGATATCAATTCtactaataaaacaataatggAATGGGCTAAG gaaaataaaaatgagttgCTACAGATTGTTTGCAGCTATCATGAAATGCCAGTTCCATCATATGGTGGTAAAGTACATTTCAAGCCACTTGAGCATTTGCAGGCTATTGAATATTATCGAACTGCCTTTGCTTTTGGAGAAGGTCCTAATGTTGATATGTCAATGATTCCTGAAAAG GTCAAATTTAAGCTTGCTGCAATCGAGGAAGCTGTCTCGTTATCAAATTGGACAACCATAACAATTTGTAGAGCTCTTTCCcttgaaaat GTTCTGATTTTGCTTGCGGCAGTACTTTTGGAGAAACAAGTTATCATTACGTCCCCAAATATG GGAGTCCTATCAGCCACAGTGTTATCCCTTATTCCTATGATTCTTCCCTTTGAATGGCAGAGCTTGTTCCTTCCT aTTCTTCCAGGGAAGATGTTTGATTTTCTTGATGCGCCTGTTCCTTTTGTG GTTGGGATACTACACAAACCAGCAGATAAGAAGTTGAAATCCAATAACCTTGTTCATGTTAATTTGGTTGACGACCAG GTGGAAATGACCTCCTTGCCAGCGCTTCCTAAGCATAGAGAACTCTTGACCAGACTTGGGCCACTTCATGCTAGACTTTCAAGTGACAAAACTGCTGCTAAAAAGCATCCAGTATACCGGTGCAACAAATGGCAG ATTGAAGCTGCGACACAATTTTCAGCAGTCGTGAGGCATCACTTGGAGTTGCTTTCTTCAAATTTGTCCAATCATGCAATCACTAGTGTACAAAATAATGACAGG GTTTCCCTACTTATCAAAGAGAGCTACATCGATTCCTTCCCCTACAGAGACCGACAATTTGTCAGG GAATTTGCAGATACACAGATGTTCACCGTTCTATCAGACACTCGACTATCTAGACCTGAGTATCAATAA